The genome window GCACTGGCGCGGCAGGCCGGGGCAGCCGACGCGGCGCTGCCGGTTGAATTTCGTTGAGGGCTAGGCGGCTCGGTCCGAACGTCATGGCTGACCTCCCGAAACTGGCGTGGTTCACAGTTTACAGGATGGGGTCCTACGCGGACACAGACTAGCACTACTCAAACACGGATTTTCGCGATATGGACAATGTTTTTACGAAGTTGATGGGTCTATATTTGAAGGCTGAAATGCTCAAATTATACTATCAANCTAGCACTACTCAAACACGGATTTTCGCGATATGGACAATGTTTTTACGAAGTTGATGGGTCTATATTTGAAGGCTGAAATGCTCAAATTATACTATCAACCATGACTGACCATTCTGCCACGAGGCTGCAGCAGGGCCTTGGCATTGAGATTCCACGTTGGTACATAACCTTTCTGGACGATATACCCAGTGAACTTAAGACCACTCGGAACAGCCCAACTGAACCTGCTCAGGTGCCAGCCGACGATCGTCTTTTTCTCAACGCCGAGAGAATTATTCATGTCAATGTGGATCTGTGGTCGGATCATGAAACGCCTTGGATGGCCGATGGCCGTCCGTGGCCGGCACATTATCTGGTGATCGGCGAGGATGGAGGCGGGAATTTTGCTGTCATTGACTTGGCAAATGATGAGCGCATCTGGTGGTATGACCATGACGCTGGTGAAGGGACACTGCGCGAAATCGCGCCGAACATTTCCACTTATGCTCAAGACCTTATTGCGGAGTTTCAGCGGGACCACGACGCCGAAGTTCTCAAAATCGCTATGAGGCAGGAACGGCAGGAACGCAAAAGGGTGGATCGTCAAGGGAAACTTCGTCGCGGAGGACCTACCGGTTGATGTCCACAGCGTGGGCAACTGATGATCTCCCTGCATGTTGCCCAAATTTCCTTTCGCAGCTGCGGAAGAGTACCTTGAGGAGTTGATGCTGAGTTGTACGAGAAGCAGCGGAGCCTTTGTAAGAAGAGCATCGCCATCATGCACAACAGCGCATGATGATGAAGACCTCGCCAGGAACGCCCTTCAAAGTGGTCGAGCCCCAACTCCTCTTTGAGCTGTTGATGGACCTGTTCACAGGACCACCGAGCCTTGATGTCGCGGATCAGCTCGATTTTTGATGTGCTGGCCGAATGATTGGTCAGGTAATACTTCCGCTCTCCGCTGGCCCGACGTTCACCGACTAACCAGACTTCATCCCCTGGGAGATGGGAACCGTCATGGAGTTCCCCGCCGTCAGCGACCCGGACGCGCAGAATGGCAAAACGGGCACGCAGCGGTCCTTTCGTGCCTTTGCGCCAAGTCCGTGAAACCCATTTGTGCGGTGGAAGATCGTGCAGGACTTGAGCCACGCTTTTGCGTGGCTCGTCAGGAACAGGCACCAAGAGTCGGCCGGTCTTGGATCTCCGTTCTGTTAGCATCCCGACCTTGGTCGAGTACACCTTTTGCGTGCCCGGGACACCGACAGCCCACATGAGTCCCCGGGCCGTGAGTGCTCCACGAAACTCGGCGCTGTTTCCATAACCAGCATCTGCAACGACGACTTTGAAGGTCACACCGTCCTGTCGGACGCGGTCGATCTCCTGCAAGACCAACTGCTTTTTGGTCAGAAACTGCTGGTGTCCCTCTGGGACACCAGCAGCAATACATCGTTCTGGATCATCTGTCCAGACCTGGGGTAGGAACAGTCGCAGCGCCAAAGGAACGGGAATATCGTTCTTCGCGAGCGTCAGCGAAACCAAAATCTGACAGTTGGCGACTTTGCCCAGCACACCGCAATACTGCCTGGCGACCCCGACACTGCTGGTGCCTTGTTTTGGGAACGCAGTGTCATCCACGATCAACACGGCATCCCGGCCACCGACCAACCGCTGCGCTTGTCGCGCGAGGACGGYACCAAGTTGATCATCGTTCCAGGGGCTGACCGTGACAAAATGGTGCAGCTGCGCGTACTGACCAGGCGCGACGTGTTCTGCAAGTGGTTGTAGGCTTTTGCGTTCCAGTGGGGCCATC of Deinococcus sp. Leaf326 contains these proteins:
- a CDS encoding SMI1/KNR4 family protein, translating into MTDHSATRLQQGLGIEIPRWYITFLDDIPSELKTTRNSPTEPAQVPADDRLFLNAERIIHVNVDLWSDHETPWMADGRPWPAHYLVIGEDGGGNFAVIDLANDERIWWYDHDAGEGTLREIAPNISTYAQDLIAEFQRDHDAEVLKIAMRQERQERKRVDRQGKLRRGGPTG
- a CDS encoding IS701 family transposase, with product MTTDQATALPLRRFLRPFQRVLGHARRRKWCPVYLRGLMAPLERKSLQPLAEHVAPGQYAQLHHFVTVSPWNDDQLGXVLARQAQRLVGGRDAVLIVDDTAFPKQGTSSVGVARQYCGVLGKVANCQILVSLTLAKNDIPVPLALRLFLPQVWTDDPERCIAAGVPEGHQQFLTKKQLVLQEIDRVRQDGVTFKVVVADAGYGNSAEFRGALTARGLMWAVGVPGTQKVYSTKVGMLTERRSKTGRLLVPVPDEPRKSVAQVLHDLPPHKWVSRTWRKGTKGPLRARFAILRVRVADGGELHDGSHLPGDEVWLVGERRASGERKYYLTNHSASTSKIELIRDIKARWSCEQVHQQLKEELGLDHFEGRSWRGLHHHALLCMMAMLFLQRLRCFSYNSASTPQGTLPQLRKEIWATCREIISCPRCGHQPVGPPRRSFP